One bacterium genomic window, CTCCGGCGCGAACTGCCCCGGATACCGTTCGCCGACGATTTCAGGGTATTCGCCGCGGCGGGCTGGGAGCTCGCGAGCCTTCATCTCAATTACGAGCAGGCGGACAAGTATCCCCTCGAAGAGATCGAAACCCCCGGAAAGCCGCTCGATCTGCGCGTGGAGAAAATGAGGCTCTCACGAGACCGGCGGAGCATCGTGTACAACGAATTCCTGACGCTCTCCGGCATACCGGATGAGGTCTACGACTACCGGCTCGGCAACCGCTCGGCCCTCGAATGGATCATCGACCAGTACCGGGTGAAAACCGACCCCCGCAGCGGCATTGTCAACGACCCGAACCGCGCGGACGACAAGTCGTACATCATCCGCCTTATCAAAAAAATCGTGACCGTGAGCCTCGGGACGGTTCGGTTAGTGAAAAACCTTCCGGAGCGGTGAAGACAGGCATAAGGCATAAGGGGCAGGCATAAGGCACAAGGCATAAGGCATAAGGGGAAAAGATTTTTAAAACAGGCATAAGGCATAAGGCATAAGGCATAAAAAATGAAAGACACATACAAGGTAAAAGTCATAAGAGATGAGGCAGAAGGAAATGATAAAGTCATATCGTGATCTGGTAGTATGGCAAAAATCTATGGCGCTCGTTACGGAAATTTACTTGTTGACAAAGGATTTTCCAAAAGAAGAACTGTATGGTATTACCTCACAGATAAGACGGAGTGCGGTATCCATTCCAAGCAATATTGCCGAAGGTTATGGCAGAAATTCAACACAGGATTATATCCGTTTCCTTCAGATAGCCTGCGGCTCTCTGTATGAAATGCAGACTCAACTGGAGATTGCGGTTAATCTGGGATATCTGGATAAAGACCGCTCTCTGACTGTTCTGCAGAATATCAATGAAATAGAACGTATGCTCAATACACTTCTGAAAAAACTCTCAAAACCACAATAATTTTTTCTTGTTCCTGTCCTTTATCTTTCTGCCTTGTGCCTTCTGCCTTATGCCTTGTGCCTTCTGCCTGTCCTTCGTCTCTCCCCTTCTGCCTTATGCCTTGTGCCTTGTGCCTGTCCTTTGTCTCTCCCCTTCTGCCTTATGCCTTGTGCCTTCTGCCTATCTCTTTAAGCTTCCTTTTATACCGCGCCGCCTGACGGAACACCGCCGGATATTTGAGCCTGCACCGGGCAATGAGCCGCCGTATGAACCTGCTCTCCGGCGCGAGAATGAGCAACCCGATTATGAGGAACAGGATTCCCTGAAGCACGGGAAGAAAGAGCCCGGCGAACCCGAGTACAAGAAAAGTGATTCCCAGAACATACCGGATAAATCGTTTCATACGGAGCATCAACTATATGGTTATTCAAATAAAGTAA contains:
- a CDS encoding helicase, giving the protein QCFPYYTYDEDGTNRRENITDWALGQFRKHYDDRTITKRDIFYYVYGILHAPDYRERYAANLRRELPRIPFADDFRVFAAAGWELASLHLNYEQADKYPLEEIETPGKPLDLRVEKMRLSRDRRSIVYNEFLTLSGIPDEVYDYRLGNRSALEWIIDQYRVKTDPRSGIVNDPNRADDKSYIIRLIKKIVTVSLGTVRLVKNLPER
- a CDS encoding four helix bundle protein, with product MKSYRDLVVWQKSMALVTEIYLLTKDFPKEELYGITSQIRRSAVSIPSNIAEGYGRNSTQDYIRFLQIACGSLYEMQTQLEIAVNLGYLDKDRSLTVLQNINEIERMLNTLLKKLSKPQ